One Amorphoplanes digitatis genomic window carries:
- a CDS encoding amidohydrolase, with translation MTTALTVPDDSQLAPFPGPPPGADPLPGQLDRWLASRGAELVAIRRHIHAHPEPSHAEFETAALVARELAVAGLSPQLLPKGNGLICDIGEGDRVIAFRADLDALPLQDTKDVPYRSTVDRVAHACGHDVHTTVLLGLGLALAQLNEQGELPGRVRLIFQPAEECVPSGAPEVIASGALKDVAAIYALHCYPQLPAGLVGVRSGPFTAAADTVEVRLSGPGGHTARPHLTADLVHALGRVIVDVPALLDRRVDPRAGVSMVWGAVRAGQAFNAIPGEGSVLGTVRILNREAWREAPELITKLIRDVVAATGAEVEVKYTRGVPPVINDRMAAAVIAGAAGAALGPDRVVEAEISMGGEDFAFYLENVPGAMIRLGTGAPGQDVHADLHQSNFDVDERCIGYGVRVLVHTALAALSTAAY, from the coding sequence GTGACAACAGCCTTGACCGTGCCCGACGACTCCCAGCTGGCGCCCTTCCCGGGGCCGCCGCCGGGCGCCGACCCGCTGCCCGGCCAGCTCGACCGCTGGCTCGCCTCCCGGGGCGCCGAGCTGGTAGCGATCCGGCGGCACATCCACGCGCACCCGGAGCCGTCGCACGCCGAGTTCGAGACCGCCGCACTTGTCGCCCGCGAGCTCGCCGTCGCCGGCCTGAGCCCGCAGCTGCTGCCCAAGGGCAACGGTCTGATCTGCGACATCGGCGAGGGCGACCGGGTGATCGCGTTCCGCGCCGACCTCGACGCGCTGCCGCTTCAGGACACCAAGGACGTGCCCTACCGCTCGACGGTCGACCGGGTCGCGCACGCCTGCGGCCACGACGTGCACACCACCGTGCTGCTCGGCCTCGGCCTCGCCCTGGCCCAGCTCAACGAGCAGGGCGAGCTGCCCGGCCGGGTCCGGCTGATCTTCCAGCCCGCGGAGGAGTGCGTCCCGTCCGGCGCGCCCGAGGTCATCGCCTCCGGCGCGCTCAAGGACGTCGCGGCGATCTACGCGCTGCACTGCTACCCCCAGCTGCCGGCCGGCCTGGTCGGCGTCCGCTCCGGCCCGTTCACGGCCGCCGCCGACACCGTCGAGGTCCGCCTCAGCGGCCCGGGCGGGCACACCGCGCGCCCGCACCTGACGGCCGACCTGGTGCACGCGCTCGGCCGGGTCATCGTCGACGTGCCCGCGCTGCTCGACCGGCGGGTCGACCCGCGCGCCGGCGTCTCGATGGTCTGGGGCGCGGTGCGGGCCGGGCAGGCGTTCAACGCGATCCCGGGCGAGGGCTCGGTGCTCGGCACGGTCCGCATACTCAACCGCGAGGCCTGGCGCGAGGCCCCGGAGCTGATCACCAAGCTGATCCGCGACGTGGTCGCCGCGACCGGCGCCGAGGTCGAGGTCAAGTACACCCGCGGCGTCCCGCCGGTGATCAACGACCGGATGGCGGCCGCGGTGATCGCGGGCGCGGCCGGCGCGGCGCTCGGCCCGGACCGGGTCGTCGAGGCCGAGATCAGCATGGGCGGCGAGGACTTCGCCTTCTATCTCGAGAACGTGCCGGGTGCGATGATCCGGCTCGGCACCGGCGCGCCGGGCCAGGACGTGCACGCGGACCTGCACCAGTCGAACTTCGACGTCGACGAGCGGTGCATCGGTTATGGGGTGCGGGTGTTGGTGCATACCGCGCTCGCCGCGCTGTCGACCGCGGCTTACTGA
- a CDS encoding DUF4349 domain-containing protein, with translation MRAGRKIAAAVGAVGLALTLALAGCGGSGGSDDTQSTSGGGSDKGAAEAPAAGAPEAPREDADSQGKDQTAQAPNLAVDQRSIIYTGSITVRVDDVNISAARASGIATAAGGFVSGDKRNSGSGSSDASLELRVPTDKFSTVVTQLAELGDEEQRGINTEDVTEAVIDLDARIATQKARVESGRKLLAQAKSLNDLVMLEREVATREADLASLEAKKRRLADLTSLSTITVILLDPEAVANQPKEDGPPGFLAGLENGWKGLLTSLGVLVTIIGWLLPWLIAIGLPAWAIVLAYRRYRRSHPASPPRPAIPAFATHGPPPGYPVHPHRPAPPAAPQSAPPAAPQSAPPATPASPDEKDAK, from the coding sequence ATGCGTGCAGGACGAAAGATAGCGGCGGCAGTCGGTGCCGTCGGGCTGGCCTTGACACTGGCACTGGCGGGTTGCGGCGGCAGCGGCGGCTCGGACGATACGCAGTCCACCTCGGGCGGCGGGTCCGACAAGGGCGCGGCCGAGGCTCCCGCGGCCGGCGCGCCCGAGGCGCCTCGGGAGGACGCCGACTCGCAGGGCAAGGACCAGACGGCGCAGGCGCCCAACCTGGCCGTCGACCAGCGGTCGATCATCTACACCGGCTCGATCACCGTACGCGTCGACGACGTGAACATCTCCGCGGCTCGCGCCTCCGGCATCGCGACCGCCGCGGGCGGCTTCGTCAGCGGCGACAAGCGCAACAGCGGCTCCGGCTCGTCGGACGCCTCACTCGAGCTGCGCGTGCCGACGGACAAGTTCTCCACCGTGGTCACCCAGCTCGCGGAGCTGGGCGACGAGGAGCAGCGCGGCATCAACACCGAGGACGTCACCGAGGCGGTCATCGACCTGGACGCCCGGATCGCCACCCAGAAGGCCCGGGTGGAGAGCGGCCGCAAGCTGCTCGCCCAGGCGAAGTCCCTGAACGACCTGGTGATGCTGGAGCGCGAGGTGGCGACGCGCGAGGCGGACCTGGCGTCGCTGGAGGCGAAGAAGCGCCGCCTGGCCGACCTGACGTCCCTGTCGACGATCACCGTGATCCTGCTCGACCCGGAGGCGGTCGCCAATCAGCCGAAGGAGGACGGCCCGCCCGGCTTCCTGGCAGGCCTGGAGAACGGCTGGAAGGGCCTACTGACCTCGCTGGGTGTCCTGGTGACGATCATCGGCTGGCTGCTGCCCTGGCTCATCGCCATCGGCCTCCCGGCCTGGGCCATCGTCCTGGCCTACCGCCGCTACCGCCGGTCCCACCCGGCCAGCCCGCCCCGCCCGGCGATCCCCGCCTTCGCGACACACGGCCCGCCGCCGGGCTACCCGGTCCACCCGCACCGCCCCGCACCCCCGGCCGCCCCGCAATCCGCGCCCCCGGCGGCCCCGCAGTCCGCACCGCCGGCTACCCCGGCTTCGCCCGACGAGAAGGACGCCAAATAG
- a CDS encoding MBL fold metallo-hydrolase, producing MRVTKFTHSCLRVEGGDAVLVVDPGAFSERSALDGADAVLITHEHFDHLDTDALAAALVKHPGLRVYAHPQVLPKLEALAVTAVEAGTEFTAAGFSVRAYGGQHAVIHADIPRIANLGYLISDGAGSVYTPGDSFTVPDEHVDTLFVPLNAPWMKLSEAIDFVRAVKPDRAFALHDYLLTDTGAQVSDGHLERLGGTRYAHVAPGTTLD from the coding sequence GTGCGCGTCACGAAGTTCACGCATTCCTGCCTGCGCGTCGAGGGCGGCGACGCCGTCCTCGTCGTCGACCCGGGCGCGTTCAGCGAAAGGTCGGCCCTTGACGGGGCCGACGCCGTGCTGATCACGCACGAGCACTTCGACCATCTCGACACCGATGCTCTGGCGGCCGCGCTCGTCAAGCACCCCGGCCTGCGGGTGTACGCGCACCCCCAGGTGCTGCCCAAGCTGGAGGCGCTCGCGGTCACGGCCGTCGAGGCCGGAACGGAGTTCACGGCGGCGGGCTTCAGCGTCCGCGCGTACGGGGGTCAGCACGCGGTCATCCACGCGGACATCCCGCGGATCGCCAACCTGGGCTACCTGATCTCCGACGGCGCCGGCTCGGTGTACACGCCCGGCGACTCGTTCACGGTGCCCGACGAGCACGTCGACACGCTCTTCGTGCCGCTGAACGCGCCCTGGATGAAGCTGAGCGAGGCGATCGACTTCGTCCGCGCGGTCAAGCCGGACCGGGCCTTCGCGCTGCACGATTACCTGCTCACCGACACCGGCGCGCAGGTATCCGACGGGCACCTGGAGCGGCTGGGCGGCACCAGGTACGCGCACGTCGCGCCCGGCACTACCCTCGACTGA
- a CDS encoding SCO6745 family protein has protein sequence MTPEQASANAKPGLAKLVGAFAESPQTLRRARLMGLSGWAYHVSARAGALGDVRPETVAAAIGFIAPDAVTDGWEAAAKTTPPVEVAAWHLHELCRWGVAELGGFPRLNRLLELSKRVVSAVDAAGLPLFAAWRAMPVPETAPGAQAAVMLHLLHEHRLGVHVVAVRASGLTPLQAIIAGPDGETDAVAFGWQPPYPSPGPIVRRLMWAESVADSLAGQAYAQLDRAERIELCGLLESLSHRLG, from the coding sequence GTGACCCCCGAACAGGCATCCGCCAACGCCAAGCCGGGACTCGCCAAACTCGTCGGTGCGTTCGCTGAGTCGCCGCAGACGCTGCGCCGCGCGCGGCTGATGGGTTTGTCCGGGTGGGCCTACCACGTGTCGGCGCGCGCGGGTGCGCTGGGCGACGTGCGCCCGGAGACGGTCGCCGCGGCGATCGGTTTCATCGCGCCCGACGCCGTGACCGACGGCTGGGAGGCGGCGGCCAAGACCACCCCGCCGGTCGAGGTGGCCGCCTGGCACCTGCACGAGCTGTGCCGGTGGGGCGTCGCCGAGCTGGGCGGCTTCCCCCGGCTGAACCGGCTGCTGGAGCTCTCGAAGCGGGTCGTGTCCGCAGTGGACGCCGCCGGGCTGCCGCTCTTCGCCGCGTGGCGCGCGATGCCGGTGCCCGAGACGGCGCCCGGCGCGCAGGCGGCGGTGATGCTGCACCTGCTGCACGAGCACCGGCTCGGCGTGCACGTGGTCGCGGTCCGGGCCAGCGGGCTCACCCCGTTGCAGGCGATCATCGCGGGCCCGGACGGCGAGACGGACGCGGTGGCGTTCGGCTGGCAGCCGCCCTACCCGTCGCCGGGGCCGATAGTGCGCCGCCTGATGTGGGCGGAGTCGGTCGCGGACTCGCTGGCCGGCCAGGCGTACGCGCAGCTCGACCGGGCCGAGCGGATCGAGCTCTGCGGGCTGCTGGAGTCGCTGTCGCACCGGCTCGGGTGA
- a CDS encoding GNAT family N-acetyltransferase gives MTGLPAGWRTRRPTPADVPEILRLAHASDIAAVGEPDFTAEEVREALTAPHTDPSRDCWVALDAAGEIVGWAYPGNATGDDREFIEVYAWPGRGEPALRWLLGLLLERVVERGREFGHDVYTVRAGAIPTETEWIAALTEAGFGFLKQHARMIMSLTGAPVTAPEPAPGVTVRPLRHDDEAELRRFHATIEEAFRDSDHRETDYETWRSRCAAESSIAWDEWFVGEADGEWAGVLQSSDSGAEENAGWVRSLAVLRPYRRRGVGEALLRRAFAAYAAKGRATAGLGVDLANPTRAARLYRAVGMRPMYQANIYQRTVQTSGDDVRVGRPRSSAT, from the coding sequence GTGACCGGACTGCCTGCGGGCTGGCGCACCCGCCGCCCCACGCCGGCGGACGTGCCCGAGATCCTGCGGCTCGCGCACGCGAGCGACATCGCGGCCGTCGGCGAGCCCGACTTCACGGCCGAGGAGGTGCGGGAGGCGCTCACCGCGCCGCACACCGACCCGTCCCGGGACTGCTGGGTGGCGCTGGACGCCGCCGGAGAGATCGTGGGCTGGGCCTACCCCGGCAACGCCACGGGCGACGACCGCGAGTTCATCGAGGTGTACGCGTGGCCGGGGCGCGGCGAGCCGGCCCTGCGGTGGCTGCTGGGCCTGCTGCTGGAGCGGGTGGTGGAGCGCGGCCGGGAGTTCGGACACGACGTGTACACGGTCCGGGCGGGTGCGATACCCACCGAGACGGAGTGGATCGCGGCGCTGACCGAGGCCGGGTTCGGCTTCCTCAAGCAGCACGCACGCATGATCATGTCGCTGACGGGCGCGCCGGTCACGGCGCCGGAGCCGGCGCCGGGCGTCACGGTCCGGCCGCTGCGCCACGACGACGAGGCCGAGCTGCGCCGGTTCCACGCCACCATCGAGGAGGCGTTCCGCGACAGCGACCACCGGGAGACGGACTACGAGACCTGGCGGAGCCGGTGCGCGGCCGAGTCGAGCATCGCCTGGGACGAGTGGTTCGTCGGCGAGGCCGACGGCGAGTGGGCCGGCGTGCTCCAGTCGTCCGACTCCGGCGCCGAGGAGAACGCGGGCTGGGTGCGGTCGCTGGCGGTGCTGCGGCCGTACCGTCGGCGGGGTGTCGGTGAGGCGCTCCTGCGCCGGGCCTTCGCGGCCTATGCGGCCAAGGGCCGCGCGACGGCCGGCCTCGGCGTCGACCTGGCGAATCCGACGCGGGCCGCGCGGCTCTACCGCGCGGTAGGTATGCGCCCGATGTACCAGGCGAACATCTACCAGCGGACCGTTCAGACCTCGGGCGACGACGTCCGGGTCGGGCGGCCCCGCAGCTCGGCGACGTAG
- a CDS encoding gamma-glutamylcyclotransferase yields MGHYAAYGSNLDPARMRAYCPHSPMVGVGWVEGWRLTFAGEGDMGWEGAVTTIVESPGDRVFVSLYDVHPWDAAQLDEVEGVTAGAYQKLTVRVSTLEGEFSAWVYVFDGYEGGMPTAWYLSEIANAAEKAGAPDDYVAELRGRPTRTSSPEV; encoded by the coding sequence GTGGGTCACTACGCCGCGTACGGCTCAAACCTCGATCCGGCCCGTATGCGGGCCTACTGCCCGCACTCGCCCATGGTCGGGGTCGGGTGGGTGGAGGGCTGGCGCCTGACCTTCGCCGGCGAGGGCGACATGGGCTGGGAGGGCGCGGTCACCACGATCGTGGAGTCGCCCGGCGACCGGGTCTTCGTCTCGCTCTACGACGTGCACCCGTGGGACGCCGCGCAGCTCGACGAGGTCGAGGGCGTGACCGCCGGCGCCTACCAGAAGCTCACCGTGCGTGTCTCCACGCTCGAGGGCGAGTTCAGCGCCTGGGTCTACGTCTTCGACGGCTACGAGGGCGGCATGCCGACCGCCTGGTACCTGTCCGAGATCGCGAACGCGGCCGAGAAGGCCGGCGCGCCGGACGACTACGTCGCCGAGCTGCGGGGCCGCCCGACCCGGACGTCGTCGCCCGAGGTCTGA
- a CDS encoding NAD(P)H-quinone dehydrogenase, which yields MSRIVIIGGGPGGYEAALVAAQLDADVTLVEADGAGGACVLSDCVPSKTFIASSEVVTGYRHNERFGIRSAGLSGVTVDAKAVNDRVKQLALAQSGDIQAKLIKAGVDVVTGRARLGEDTLGHTHQVLITPVGRAGYAVDAATVLIATGATPRVLPTAVPDGVRILDWRQVYDLDELPSHLVVIGSGVTGAEFASAYLAMGIKVTLVSSRERVMPHEDADAAMAIERVFRERGMTILNQSRADSVVNTGDGVLVTLSDGRTVEGSHALMAVGAVPNTADLGLREYGVDVASGGYVTVDRVSRTNVPGIYAAGDCTGVLPLASVAAMQGRIAIWHAMGEAVAPLRLRTVSANVFTDPELATVGVSQNDVDAGKVPARQVMLPLTGNARAKMAGLHDGFVKLFCRPATGQIVGGVVVAPKASELILPITMAIENNLTVDQLAHTITIYPSLSGSIAEAARQLMLHDIQ from the coding sequence GTGAGCCGGATCGTGATCATCGGCGGTGGGCCGGGCGGGTACGAGGCGGCGCTGGTCGCCGCACAACTCGACGCGGACGTCACCCTCGTCGAGGCCGACGGGGCCGGCGGCGCGTGCGTGCTCTCCGACTGCGTCCCCTCGAAGACCTTCATCGCCAGCTCGGAGGTGGTGACCGGCTACCGCCACAACGAGCGGTTCGGTATCCGCTCGGCGGGCCTGTCCGGCGTGACGGTCGACGCGAAGGCCGTCAACGACCGGGTCAAGCAGCTCGCGCTGGCGCAGTCCGGCGACATCCAGGCCAAGCTGATCAAGGCGGGCGTGGACGTCGTCACGGGCCGTGCGCGGCTCGGGGAGGACACTCTCGGTCACACCCACCAGGTCCTGATCACTCCCGTGGGTCGCGCGGGGTACGCCGTGGACGCGGCGACCGTGCTGATCGCGACCGGTGCGACCCCGCGGGTCCTGCCGACGGCGGTGCCCGACGGTGTGCGCATCCTCGACTGGCGGCAGGTCTACGACCTGGACGAGCTGCCCTCGCACCTGGTGGTGATCGGTTCGGGCGTCACCGGCGCCGAGTTCGCCAGCGCCTACCTGGCCATGGGGATCAAGGTCACGCTGGTGTCGAGCCGCGAGCGGGTCATGCCGCACGAGGACGCCGACGCCGCGATGGCCATCGAACGGGTCTTCCGCGAGCGCGGCATGACGATCCTCAACCAGTCCCGGGCCGACTCGGTGGTCAACACGGGCGACGGGGTGCTGGTGACGCTCTCCGACGGCCGCACGGTCGAGGGCTCGCACGCCCTGATGGCCGTCGGCGCGGTGCCCAACACGGCCGACCTGGGCCTGCGCGAGTACGGCGTCGACGTGGCGAGCGGCGGCTACGTGACCGTCGACCGGGTGTCGCGCACCAACGTGCCGGGCATCTACGCGGCCGGCGACTGCACCGGCGTGCTGCCGCTGGCCAGCGTCGCCGCCATGCAGGGCCGGATCGCTATCTGGCACGCGATGGGCGAGGCCGTGGCGCCGCTGCGGCTGCGCACGGTCTCCGCGAACGTCTTCACCGACCCGGAGCTGGCCACCGTCGGCGTCTCACAGAACGACGTCGACGCCGGCAAGGTGCCCGCCCGCCAGGTGATGCTGCCGCTGACCGGCAACGCCCGGGCGAAGATGGCCGGCCTGCACGACGGTTTCGTCAAGCTCTTCTGCCGCCCGGCCACGGGCCAGATCGTCGGCGGCGTGGTCGTCGCGCCGAAGGCGAGCGAGCTGATCCTGCCGATAACGATGGCGATCGAGAACAACCTCACCGTGGACCAGCTGGCCCACACGATCACCATCTACCCGTCGCTCTCCGGTTCCATCGCCGAGGCGGCCCGGCAGCTGATGCTGCACGACATTCAGTAG
- a CDS encoding DedA family protein: MTDLLTVVATPAWAYLALFGFLAIDAMIPVVPIQAIMITSGALTVYGNLSLPLVIAVGALGMFTGDSIAFVLGRTAGQTGGHWFSGRLTALRQRFAPRNEQVEKPDSKTKRAAVRFTRGLRRPGPLVILLCRFVPGGRMAAGYNAGRSGYPIKLWVIYDGAAALGWATYGGLVGHVGGTAVTQSAWRLFSIAATAAVIFGTAGWILALFGGRKEAEALRLADESGGEATDDHPAGARS; this comes from the coding sequence ATGACCGATTTGTTGACCGTAGTGGCGACACCGGCGTGGGCCTACCTTGCTCTTTTCGGGTTCCTGGCGATCGACGCGATGATCCCGGTCGTGCCGATCCAGGCCATCATGATCACGTCCGGCGCGCTCACCGTCTACGGCAACCTGAGCCTGCCGCTGGTCATCGCGGTCGGCGCGCTGGGCATGTTCACCGGCGACTCCATCGCCTTCGTGCTGGGCCGCACGGCGGGCCAGACGGGCGGCCACTGGTTCAGCGGGCGCCTGACCGCCCTGCGGCAGCGCTTCGCGCCCAGGAACGAGCAGGTCGAGAAGCCGGACTCGAAGACCAAGCGCGCGGCCGTGCGGTTCACCCGCGGCCTGCGCCGGCCCGGCCCGCTGGTGATCCTGCTCTGCCGCTTCGTTCCCGGCGGGCGGATGGCGGCCGGCTACAACGCCGGGCGCAGCGGCTACCCGATCAAGCTCTGGGTGATCTACGACGGTGCCGCGGCGCTGGGCTGGGCCACGTACGGCGGCCTGGTCGGGCACGTCGGCGGCACCGCGGTGACCCAGTCGGCCTGGCGCCTGTTCTCCATCGCCGCCACGGCGGCGGTCATCTTCGGCACCGCGGGCTGGATCCTGGCGCTGTTCGGCGGGCGTAAGGAGGCCGAGGCCCTGCGCCTCGCCGACGAGTCCGGCGGCGAGGCGACCGACGACCACCCGGCCGGCGCCCGCAGCTGA
- a CDS encoding circularly permuted type 2 ATP-grasp protein produces the protein MADLFEEYRLGPGWDEMFGELGMPRETYEALHATLQPLSSAELGVRAEVLARAFLDQGITFALKGVERPFPLDIVPRIIAAAEWRKVELGVAQRIRALEAFLADVYGAGQVLADGVVPRRIIATSAHFLRAAAGINPPNGVRIHVAGVDLIRDEQGRFRVLEDNVRIPSGVSYVMENRRAMAQVLPEVFAATKIRPVEAYPAMLLRALRAAAPVGIGNPTVVVLSPGVYNSAYFEHALIAREMGVELVEGRDLVCVGNQVAMRTTAGEQRVDVIYRRIDDDFLDPVHFRADSVIGVAGLLNAARAGRVTIANAVGNGVADDKLLYTYVPDLIRYYLDEEPLLPNVDTYRLDEPGVLDHVLPRVGELVLKPVDGAGGAGIVIGSQATEAELAAVTAKIVADPRGWIAQREVKLSMVPTLIGNRLRGRHVDLRPFAVNDGDRIWVLPGGLTRVALPEGALVVNSSQGGGSKDTWVLADADDPSPFQVPHPPAEPARPPAAGSPDPGPGAGIGESQQQQQQQQQQGGPRC, from the coding sequence ATGGCGGATCTTTTCGAGGAGTACCGCCTCGGCCCCGGCTGGGACGAGATGTTCGGCGAGCTCGGCATGCCTCGGGAGACCTACGAGGCCCTGCACGCGACGCTGCAACCGCTGTCGAGCGCTGAGCTGGGCGTTCGGGCCGAGGTGCTGGCACGGGCGTTCCTGGACCAGGGCATCACGTTCGCGCTCAAGGGCGTCGAGCGGCCCTTCCCGCTGGACATCGTGCCGCGGATCATCGCCGCCGCCGAGTGGCGCAAGGTCGAGCTGGGCGTCGCGCAGCGGATCCGCGCCCTGGAGGCCTTCCTCGCCGACGTGTACGGCGCCGGCCAGGTCCTCGCGGACGGCGTCGTGCCCCGGCGCATCATCGCCACCAGCGCACACTTCCTGCGTGCCGCGGCGGGCATCAACCCGCCGAACGGCGTCCGGATCCACGTCGCCGGCGTCGACCTGATCCGGGACGAGCAGGGCAGGTTCCGGGTGCTCGAGGACAACGTGCGGATACCGTCCGGCGTCAGCTACGTCATGGAGAACCGCCGGGCGATGGCCCAGGTGCTGCCGGAGGTCTTCGCCGCCACCAAGATCCGTCCAGTCGAGGCCTATCCGGCGATGCTGCTGCGCGCGCTGCGGGCCGCCGCGCCGGTCGGCATCGGCAATCCGACCGTCGTGGTGCTCAGCCCCGGCGTATACAACTCGGCGTACTTCGAGCATGCGCTGATCGCCCGCGAGATGGGCGTCGAGCTGGTCGAGGGCCGCGACCTGGTCTGCGTCGGCAACCAGGTGGCGATGCGCACGACCGCGGGCGAGCAGCGGGTCGACGTCATCTACCGGCGCATCGACGACGATTTCCTTGACCCGGTGCACTTCCGGGCCGACTCGGTGATCGGCGTGGCCGGGCTGCTCAACGCGGCCCGCGCGGGCCGGGTCACCATCGCCAACGCGGTCGGCAACGGCGTCGCCGACGACAAGCTCCTCTACACGTACGTGCCGGATCTCATCCGGTACTACCTCGACGAGGAGCCGCTGCTGCCCAACGTGGACACCTACCGGCTGGACGAGCCCGGCGTGCTGGACCACGTGCTGCCGCGCGTGGGCGAGCTGGTGCTCAAGCCGGTCGACGGCGCCGGCGGCGCGGGCATCGTGATCGGCTCGCAGGCCACCGAGGCGGAGCTCGCCGCGGTGACCGCGAAGATCGTGGCCGATCCGCGTGGCTGGATCGCCCAGCGCGAGGTGAAGCTCTCCATGGTGCCGACGCTGATCGGCAACCGGTTGCGCGGGCGCCACGTCGACCTGCGGCCGTTCGCGGTCAACGACGGCGACCGGATCTGGGTGCTGCCCGGCGGCCTGACCCGGGTCGCGCTGCCGGAGGGTGCCCTGGTCGTGAACTCCAGCCAGGGCGGCGGCTCCAAGGACACCTGGGTGCTCGCCGACGCCGACGACCCGTCGCCGTTCCAGGTGCCGCACCCGCCCGCCGAACCGGCACGGCCGCCCGCGGCCGGCAGCCCGGACCCGGGCCCCGGCGCCGGCATTGGCGAGTCGCAGCAACAGCAACAACAGCAGCAACAGCAGGGAGGGCCGCGGTGCTGA
- a CDS encoding alpha-E domain-containing protein, with protein sequence MLSRIAESLYWIGRYVERAEDTARILDVHLQRILADPWTSEDQACRSLLAVMGMPIEDQPFTSARVVGLLGLDERSPSSVVGALAAARENARGARETVSSEMWECLNSTWHGLPNARRRVEQQGVHSFFRWVRERCAVMAGLTDATMSRDEGWLFLVLGRNVERVDMTARLLRTHERAGGSIPSWLTLLRSSGAWETFLRTYRGSLDDRHAAEFLLLDRLFPRSVFAALSTAESCLTDLEPDPGRAGVATDAQRIVGRARTNLEFRGADELIDDLSPVLASLEKTCSQVNEAVSRRYFRQTTAVNWVRGAA encoded by the coding sequence GTGCTGAGCCGGATCGCCGAGTCGCTCTACTGGATCGGCCGGTACGTCGAGCGGGCCGAGGACACCGCCCGCATCCTCGACGTGCACCTCCAGCGCATCCTGGCCGACCCGTGGACGAGCGAGGATCAGGCCTGCCGCTCGCTGCTCGCGGTCATGGGCATGCCGATCGAGGACCAGCCGTTCACCTCCGCCCGGGTGGTCGGCCTGCTCGGCCTCGACGAGCGCAGCCCGAGCTCGGTGGTCGGCGCGCTGGCGGCGGCGCGGGAGAACGCCCGCGGCGCCCGCGAGACGGTCTCCTCGGAGATGTGGGAGTGCCTCAACTCGACCTGGCACGGCCTGCCCAACGCCCGGCGCCGGGTGGAGCAGCAGGGTGTGCACTCGTTCTTTCGCTGGGTGCGCGAGCGGTGTGCGGTGATGGCGGGGCTGACCGACGCCACCATGAGCCGCGACGAGGGCTGGCTGTTCCTGGTGCTGGGCCGCAACGTCGAGCGGGTGGACATGACGGCCCGGCTGCTGCGTACGCACGAACGGGCCGGCGGGAGCATTCCGTCCTGGCTGACGCTGCTGCGTTCCAGCGGGGCGTGGGAGACGTTCCTGCGCACGTACCGTGGCTCCCTGGATGATCGCCACGCGGCGGAGTTCCTGCTGCTGGACCGGCTCTTTCCCCGCTCGGTCTTCGCGGCACTCTCGACGGCCGAGTCCTGCCTGACCGACCTGGAGCCGGACCCGGGCCGCGCGGGCGTGGCGACGGACGCGCAGCGGATCGTCGGCCGGGCCCGCACCAACCTGGAGTTCCGCGGCGCGGACGAGCTGATCGACGACCTGTCACCGGTGCTGGCCAGCCTGGAGAAGACCTGCTCCCAGGTGAACGAGGCGGTGTCCCGCCGCTATTTCCGCCAGACTACGGCGGTCAATTGGGTGCGAGGAGCGGCATGA
- a CDS encoding transglutaminase family protein, whose product MSGPLVDSWRLKIQHKSGFDYAGPVSSSYNEARMWPRNESHQAVLDARVEVWPPARTYRYEDYWGTVVTAFDVHAKHEALTVTATSTVETLPPGDLIEQGEGAAWDELEMPENVDRWYELLVASKRTVLDAELAGIAADIRGAHGTPHAAALAVCEFVRGEVAYQPGATGVQSDALHAWAQRKGVCQDISHLTVGLLREMGLPARYVSGYLHPSPAAAIGDSVVGQSHAWVEWWVGRWTAFDPTNGVPVGERHVVVGRGREYGDVPPLKGVYAGPQSTGQGVEVTITRLR is encoded by the coding sequence ATGAGCGGGCCGTTGGTGGATAGCTGGCGGCTGAAGATTCAGCACAAGAGTGGGTTCGACTATGCCGGGCCGGTGTCGTCGTCCTACAACGAGGCGCGGATGTGGCCGCGTAACGAGAGTCACCAGGCGGTGCTGGATGCGCGCGTGGAGGTGTGGCCGCCGGCGCGCACCTATCGCTACGAGGACTACTGGGGCACGGTCGTCACGGCGTTCGACGTGCACGCGAAGCACGAGGCGCTGACCGTGACGGCGACGTCCACGGTGGAGACCCTGCCGCCGGGCGACCTGATCGAGCAGGGCGAGGGCGCCGCCTGGGACGAGCTCGAGATGCCGGAGAACGTGGACCGCTGGTACGAACTGCTGGTCGCGTCGAAGCGGACGGTCCTGGACGCCGAGCTCGCCGGGATCGCGGCGGATATCCGGGGCGCGCACGGCACGCCGCACGCCGCGGCGCTGGCCGTCTGCGAGTTCGTCCGTGGCGAGGTCGCCTACCAGCCGGGCGCGACCGGCGTGCAGAGCGACGCGTTGCACGCGTGGGCGCAGCGCAAGGGCGTCTGCCAGGACATCAGCCACCTGACGGTCGGTCTGCTGCGGGAGATGGGTCTGCCGGCCCGGTACGTGTCGGGCTACCTGCACCCGTCGCCGGCGGCGGCGATCGGCGACAGCGTGGTGGGCCAGAGCCACGCCTGGGTCGAGTGGTGGGTCGGCCGCTGGACGGCCTTCGACCCGACGAACGGCGTGCCGGTCGGCGAGCGGCACGTCGTGGTCGGCCGGGGCCGCGAGTACGGCGACGTGCCGCCGCTCAAGGGCGTCTACGCGGGCCCGCAGAGTACGGGCCAGGGCGTCGAGGTGACGATCACCCGGCTGCGCTGA